One Coregonus clupeaformis isolate EN_2021a chromosome 21, ASM2061545v1, whole genome shotgun sequence DNA window includes the following coding sequences:
- the LOC121535615 gene encoding peroxisomal biogenesis factor 19 produces MASESAEPLAEQDTELDELLDSALDDFEKTKSAPPAPVPAAAVAPPSANGSEEKPPLLEDSQFFEALFEGEMASQAKEEWEKAMTELAQEEPELLQHFHKLSEAAGKVGTDVASQQEFTSCLKDTLSGLAKNADNLQSAGFAGEDLAKTLEGLGLDEGGEGGGEDGNILPIMQSIMQNLLSKEVLYPSLKEITEKYPEWLNSNRQSLPPDQFQRYEQQHKVMGEICSQFEKEGEQSGRDGENSFESILELMQQLQDLGQPPKELAGESPPGLNFDLESLNLPGASGAGAAEQCSIM; encoded by the exons ATGGCGTCAGAATCAGCGGAACCGTTGGCAGAACAAGACACAGAACTAGACGAGTTATTGGACA GTGCGCTCGATGACTTTGAAAAGACAAAGTCGGCCCCCCCAGCCCCAGTTCCTGCTGCTGCCGTGGCTCCCCCGTCAGCCAATGGCAGTGAGGAGAAA CCCCCTCTACTGGAAGACAGTCAGTTCTTCGAGGCTCTGTTTGAAGGGGAGATGGCCTCTCAGGCGAAGGAGGAGTGGGAGAAAGCCATGACTGAACTCGCACAGGAAGAGCCTGAGCTGCTGCAACACTTTCACAAATTGTCAGAGGCAGCAGGAAAAGTTG GTACTGATGTAGCCTCCCAACAAGAATTCACTTCCTGTCTCAAAGATACCCTCAGTGGATTGGCGAAAAATGCAGACAACTTACAG AGTGCAGGTTTTGCTGGAGAGGATCTAGCAAAGACTCTGGAAGGGCTGGGATTGGatgagggtggagaggggggcgGGGAAGACGGAAACATCCTGCCGATTATGCAGTCCATCATGCAGAATCTACTCTCCAAGGAAGTGCTCTACCCGTCTCTCAAAGAGATCACTGAGAAG TATCCTGAGTGGCTGAACAGCAATCGTCAGTCCCTCCCCCCAGATCAGTTCCAGCGCTACGAACAGCAGCACAAGGTCATGGGAGAGATCTGCAGCCAGTTTGAGAAGGAGGGAGAGCAAAGTGGAAGGGATGGGGAGAATAGCTTTGAGAGCATTCTGGAACTCATGCAGCAG CTACAAGACCTGGGCCAACCACCCAAAGAGCTGGCTGGTGAATCG CCACCTGGCCTGAACTTTGACCTGGAATCCCTGAATCTCCCAGGAGCCTCTGGGGCTGGAGCGGCAGAGCAGTGCTCAATCATGTGA
- the LOC121535613 gene encoding coatomer subunit alpha encodes MMLTKFETKSARVKGLSFHPKRPWILASLHNGVIQLWDYRMCTLIDKFDEHDGPVRGIDFHKQQPLFVSGGDDYKIKVWNYKLRRCLFTLLGHLDYIRTTFFHHEYPWILSASDDQTIRIWNWQSRTCVCVLTGHNHYVMCAQFHPSEDLVVSASLDQTVRVWDISGLRKKNLSPGAVETDVRGISGVDLFGASDAVVKHVLEGHDRGVNWAAFHPTMPLIVSGADDRQVKIWRMNESKAWELDTCRGHYNNVSCAVFHPRQELILSNSEDKSIRVWDMSKRTGVQTFRRDHDRFWVLGAHPNLNLFAAGHDSGMLVFKLERERPAYAVYGNMLYYVKERFLRQLDFNSSKDTAVMQLRSGSKFPVFSMSYNPAENAVLLCTRATNLENSTYDLYSIPKESDSQNPDAPEGKRSSGLTAVWVARNRFAVLDRMHSLLIKNLKNEIVKKVQVPSCEEIFYAGTGSLLLRDADGVTLFDVQQKRSLATVKIAKVKYVVWSADTSHVALLAKHAIMICNRKLESLCNIHENIRVKSGAWDESGVFIYTTSNHIKYALTSGDHGIIRTLDLPIYVTRVRGNSVYCLDRECRPRVLTIDPTEYRFKLALVNRKYEEVLHMVRNAKLVGQSIIAYLQKKGYPEVALHFVKDEKTRFSLALECGNIEVALEAAKALDERGCWERLGEAALLQGHHQVVEMCYQRTKNFDKLTFLYLITGNLAKLRKMMKIAEIRKDMSGHYQGALYLGDVSERVRILKNCGQKSLAYLTAATHGMDEEAEALKETFDPEKETVPEVDLNAQLLQPPPPINPLDTNWPLLTVSKGFFEGAIAAKGKAGQMAADMDVDAPGGEGWGDDAELQLEEDGFMDAQDGLGEEGGAAKEEGGGWEVEEDLDLPPELELSAGAGGGVEDGFFVPPTKGMSPTQLWCNNSQLPVDHVLAGSFETAMRLLHDQVGVVQFGPYKQLFMQTLSRGRTCYLGLPSLPCLRGNPQRNWKDCGAKQGLPAVGLRLSDLIARLQQCYQLTTAGRFEEAVERFRAILLSVPLLVVDNKQEIAEAQQLITICREYIVGLTMETERKKLPKDTLDQQKRLCEMAAYFTHCSLQPVHMVLVLRTALNLFFKLKNFKTAASFARRLLELGPKPEVAQQTRKILAACEKTLTDAHQLNYDPHNPFDLCAASYTPLYRGRPVEKCPLSGACYCPPYKGQVCRVTQVTEIGKDVIGLRVSPLQFR; translated from the exons ATGATGTTGACCAAATTCGAGACGAAGTCGGCCCGTGTGAAAG GGCTGAGTTTCCACCCTAAGCGGCCCTGGATCCTTGCTAGTCTTCACAATGGAGTCATCCAGCTTTGGGACTATCGGATGTGCACACTGATTGACAAGTTCGATGAGCATGATG GACCTGTCAGAGGAATTGATTTCCACAAGCAACAGCCTCTGTTTGTGTCTGGAGGAGATGACTACAAAATCAAG GTGTGGAACTACAAGTTGCGGCGTTGCCTCTTCACTCTTCTTGGACACCTGGACTACATCCGCACCACCTTCTTCCATCAT GAGTATCCATGGATTTTGAGTGCCTCAGATGACCAGACCATCCGCATCTGGAACTGGCAGTCCAGGACCTGCGTCTG TGTCCTGACAGGGCATAATCATTATGTGATGTGTGCTCAGTTCCACCCCTCTGAGGACCTGGTGGTGTCGGCCAGCCTGGACCAGACCGTGCGCGTGTGGGATATCTCCG GTCTGAGGAAGAAGAACCTCTCTCCCGGTGCTGTGGAAACTGATGTGCGAGGCATCTCTGGCGTCGATCTGTTCGGAGCATCTGATGCTGTTGTCAAACACGTGCTCGAG GGTCACGACCGTGGGGTCAACTGGGCCGCCTTCCATCCCACCATGCCCCTCATCGTCTCAGGGGCCGACGACCGGCAGGTCAAGATCTGGAGGATGAACG aGTCCAAGGCGTGGGAGCTGGACACCTGCAGGGGCCACTACAACAACGTGTCCTGTGCTGTCTTCCACCCCCGCCAGGAGCTCATCCTGTCCAACTCTGAGGACAAGAGCATCCGTGTATGGGACATGTCCAAGAGGACCGGTGTCCAGACCTTCCGCAGGGACCACGACCGCTTCTGGGTGCTGGGGGCTCACCCCAACCTCAATCTATTTGCTGCTG GTCATGACAGTGGTATGCTGGTGTTTAAGCTGGAGCGTGAGCGTCCGGCCTATGCTGTGTACGGCAACATGCTCTACTACGTCAAGGAACGCTTCCTGCGCCAGCTCGACTTTAACAGCAGCAAGGACACTGCTGTCATGCAGCTGCGCAG TGGGTCAAAGTTCCCAGTGTTCAGCATGTCTTACAACCCCGCAGAGAATGCTGTCCTGCTCTGCACT AGGGCAACCAACCTGGAGAACAGCACCTATGACCTGTACTCCATTCCCAAAGAGAGCGACTCTCAGAACCCAGATG CTCCTGAGGGGAAGAGGTCCTCTGGTCTGACCGCAGTCTGGGTCGCAAGGAACAGGTTTGCTGTTCTGGACCGCATGCattct CTGCTGATCAAGAACCTGAAGAATGAGATTGTGAAAAAGGTGCAGGTGCCCAGCTGTGAGGAGATCTTTTACGCCGGGACAGGCTCCCTGCTGCTGCGCGACGCAGACGGGGTCACCCTCTTTGACGTGCAGCAGAAACGCTCTCTGGCCACCGTGAAGATCGCCAAGGTCAAGTATGTGGTGTGGAGCGCTGACACCAGCCACGTGGCCTTGCTGGCTAAACACG CCATTATGATCTGCAACAGGAAGCTGGAGAGTCTGTGCAACATCCATGAGAACATCCGTGTGAAGAGTGGAGCCTGGGACGAGAGTGGAGTCTTCATTTACACCACATCTAACCACATCAAATACGCCCTCACCTCAGG TGATCATGGTATCATCCGGACTCTGGACCTGCCCATCTACGTGACCCGGGTCAGAGGCAACAGCGTCTACTGTCTGGACCGTGAGTGCAGACCCCGTGTGCTGACCATCGACCCCACGGAGTACCGCTTCAAACTGGCCCTGGTCAACCGCAAATATGAAGAG GTGCTGCACATGGTGCGTAACGCCAAGCTGGTTGGCCAGTCCATTATCGCATACCTGCAGAAGAAGGGTTACCCTGAGGTGGCGCTGCACTTCGTCAAGGATGAGAAGACCCGCTTCAGTCTGGCTCTGGAGTGTGGCAACATTGAA GTGGCGTTGGAGGCTGCCAAGGCTCTGGATGAGCGGGGCTGCTGGGAACGGCTAGGCGAGGCGGCGCTGCTTCAGGGTCACCACCAGGTCGTGGAGATGTGCTACCAGAGGACCAAGAACTTCGACAAGCTCACCTTCCTCTACCTCATCACCGGCAACCTGGCCAAGCTCCGCAAGATGATGAAGATCG CTGAGATCAGGAAGGACATGAGTGGACACTACCAGGGTGCTCTGTATCTGGGGGATGTCAGCGAGAGAGTCCGCATCCTGAAGAACTGTGGCCAGA AGTCACTGGCATATCTGACTGCTGCCACCCACGGGATGGACGAAGAGGCAGAAGCCCTGAAAGAGACCTTTGACCCAGAGAAGGAGACTGTCCCTGAGGTGGACCTCAATGCCCAGCTGCTGCAGCCACCTCCTCCTATCAACCCCCTGGATACCAACTGGCCCCTGCTCACTGTGTCCAAGGGCTTCTTCGAGGGAGCCATTGCAGCCAAAG GGAAGGCTGGTCAGATGGCTGCAGACATGGATGTTGATGCCCCAGGAGGAGAGGGCTGGGGAGATGACGCAGAGCTTCAGCTGGAGGAGG ATGGCTTCATGGATGCCCAGGATGGATTAGGAGAGGAAGGAGGTGCAgcgaaggaggaaggaggaggctgGGAGGTAGAGGAAGATCTGGACCTTCCTCCAGAGCTG GAGTTGTCAGCTGGTGCTGGAGGAGGGGTTGAAGATGGTTTCTTTGTCCCGCCCACTAAGGGCATGAGCCCCACCCAGCTGTGGTGCAACAACTCCCAGCTCCCTGTGGACCACGTCCTGGCTGGCTCCTTTGAGACTGCCATGAGG TTGCTCCATGACCAGGTTGGGGTGGTGCAGTTCGGGCCCTATAAGCAGCTGTTCATGCAGACTCTGTCCCGCGGGCGGACCTGCTACCTGGGCCTGCCGTCTCTACCCTGCCTGCGTGGCAACCCCCAGAGGAACTGGAAGGACTGTGGGGCCAAGCAGGGGCTGCCTGCCGTGGGTCTTCGTCTCTCTGACCTCATCGCCCGCCTGCAGCAGTGCTACCAGCTCACAACCGCCGGCCGCTTCGAGGAAGCCGTTGAACGATTCCGCGCCATCCTGCTGTCTGTGCCACTGCTGGTGGTCGACAACAAGCAGGAGATCGCAGAG GCTCAGCAGTTGATCACAATCTGCAGAGAATACATTGTTGGCCTCACCATGGAAACAGAAAGGAAGAAATTGCCTAAAGACACATTGGACCAGCAGAAGAGACTGTGTGAG ATGGCAGCTTACTTCACCCACTGCAGTCTCCAGCCAGTCCACATGGTCCTGGTCTTACGCACGGCACTAAATCTGTTCTTCAAACTGAAGAACTTCAAGACAGCCGCAAGTTTTGCCCGTCGCTTGCTTGAACTAGGGCCCAAACCAGAGGTTGCACAGCAG ACACGCAAGATCTTGGCAGCATGCGAGAAGACGCTGACAGATGCTCACCAGCTGAACTACGACCCCCACAATCCATTTGACCTGTGCGCTGCCTCCTACACGCCCCTGTACCGTGGACGCCCCGTAGAGAAGtgccctctgtctggagcctgctACTGCCCCCCCTACAAAGGCCAGGTCTGCAGGGTCACACAG GTGACGGAGATCGGAAAGGATGTGATTGGTCTGCGTGTCAGCCCCCTGCAGTTCCGTTAG